The proteins below are encoded in one region of Casimicrobium huifangae:
- the odhB gene encoding 2-oxoglutarate dehydrogenase complex dihydrolipoyllysine-residue succinyltransferase, giving the protein MLIEVKVPQLAEGTPEGTLAAWHVKAGDAVKRDQNLCDIETDKVVLETPAQGDGVLVEIKIAAGATVTSGVVLGVIDTEAKAGAAPSATSATAAAAPAVAAPAAAATAPAAPGALPAAKKMMADAGIDAASVQGTGRGDRITKGDVIAAVEAKSAPAAAPAPKAAPVSAPPVNVPLGNRPEQRVAMTRLRARVAERLVQSQSTAAILTTFNEVNMKPVIDLRNVYKDKFEKVHGVKLGFMSFFVKAAVHALKKYPVVNASVDGNDIVYHGYYDIGIAVGSPRGLVVPILRDVDQMSIADIEKQIADFGKRAGEGKLGIEELTGGTFTISNGGTFGSMLSTPIINPPQSAILGVHATKDRAVVENGQIVIRPMNYLAMSYDHRIIDGREAVLSLVAMKEALEDPARLLLDL; this is encoded by the coding sequence ATGTTGATCGAAGTAAAAGTGCCGCAACTCGCCGAAGGCACACCCGAAGGAACCCTTGCAGCGTGGCATGTGAAGGCAGGCGACGCCGTCAAGCGCGACCAGAATCTGTGCGACATCGAAACCGACAAAGTGGTGCTCGAAACCCCGGCGCAGGGCGACGGCGTGCTGGTTGAGATCAAGATTGCGGCGGGCGCTACTGTGACCTCCGGCGTCGTCCTCGGCGTGATTGACACCGAAGCCAAGGCCGGAGCCGCCCCGTCGGCGACCAGTGCCACTGCTGCTGCGGCGCCTGCGGTCGCCGCCCCGGCTGCTGCGGCGACTGCTCCGGCAGCGCCCGGTGCACTGCCCGCGGCGAAAAAGATGATGGCCGATGCCGGTATCGATGCCGCCAGCGTGCAGGGTACGGGCCGCGGTGATCGCATCACCAAGGGTGACGTGATTGCTGCAGTGGAAGCCAAGTCAGCGCCTGCGGCAGCCCCCGCGCCCAAGGCCGCGCCCGTGTCGGCCCCGCCGGTCAACGTGCCGCTCGGCAATCGCCCCGAGCAGCGCGTGGCGATGACCCGTCTGCGCGCACGCGTGGCCGAGCGCCTTGTGCAATCGCAATCCACTGCTGCCATCCTGACCACGTTCAACGAGGTCAACATGAAGCCGGTGATCGACCTGCGCAATGTTTACAAGGACAAGTTCGAGAAAGTGCACGGCGTCAAGCTCGGCTTCATGAGCTTCTTCGTCAAGGCCGCCGTGCACGCGCTGAAGAAATACCCGGTGGTCAACGCGTCGGTCGATGGCAACGACATCGTCTACCACGGCTACTACGACATCGGCATCGCGGTGGGTTCGCCACGCGGCCTGGTGGTGCCGATCCTGCGCGATGTGGATCAAATGAGCATCGCCGACATCGAGAAGCAGATCGCTGACTTCGGCAAGCGCGCGGGAGAAGGCAAGCTCGGCATCGAAGAGCTGACCGGCGGCACCTTCACCATCTCCAACGGGGGCACGTTTGGATCGATGCTGTCAACGCCGATCATCAATCCGCCGCAAAGCGCCATCCTCGGCGTGCATGCGACCAAGGATCGCGCCGTCGTTGAAAACGGCCAGATCGTCATCCGCCCGATGAATTACCTCGCGATGAGCTACGACCACCGCATCATCGACGGCCGCGAAGCAGTGCTGTCGCTGGTCGCGATGAAAGAGGCGCTGGAGGATCCGGCGCGGTTGCTGCTGGATTTGTAA
- the zapE gene encoding cell division protein ZapE yields the protein MLQNLEKICQERGITLDPAQQRAAQRLAQLNDELHAFKDKRASLMGLGRMFTRPQLPRGVYFFGGVGRGKSFLMDAFYASTRVRRKVRVHFHAFMRSVHAELRGLKHEADPLVVVAEHLAERYRLICFDEFHVSDIADAMILGRLLSNCLDNGIVFVMTSNYTPDRLYPDGLQRQNFLPTIALIKDRMDVIEVDSGVDYRRRTLEQDHVYHSPLGAATDDKLAATFARLATSKPSAEKHITILGRDVAVRRQADGVIWFDFAALCETPRSQNDYLELAQSYHTLILSNVPLLATKDSNVIRRLTLLVDVLYDHRVKLIISAAASLVEIAAVDDDVKDSDTRRVLSEFSRTASRLTEMQSAEYMSEPHLPSLIR from the coding sequence TTGCTGCAAAACCTGGAAAAAATCTGTCAGGAACGCGGGATCACACTGGATCCTGCGCAACAGCGCGCCGCGCAACGCCTCGCGCAGTTGAACGACGAGCTGCACGCGTTCAAGGACAAACGCGCATCGCTGATGGGCTTGGGGCGAATGTTCACGCGACCACAGCTGCCGCGCGGTGTCTATTTTTTCGGCGGCGTCGGTCGCGGCAAGAGCTTCCTGATGGATGCCTTCTACGCCAGCACGCGCGTTCGTCGCAAGGTGCGCGTGCACTTCCACGCCTTCATGCGCAGCGTGCATGCCGAGCTGCGTGGATTGAAGCATGAGGCCGATCCGCTGGTGGTGGTGGCCGAGCATCTGGCCGAGCGCTACCGGCTGATCTGCTTCGACGAATTTCACGTCAGCGACATCGCCGACGCGATGATCCTCGGGCGTCTGCTGTCGAACTGCCTGGACAACGGCATTGTGTTCGTGATGACGTCCAACTACACGCCCGACCGCCTGTATCCCGATGGATTGCAGCGGCAAAATTTCCTGCCGACCATTGCGCTGATCAAGGACCGGATGGACGTGATCGAGGTGGACAGCGGCGTTGACTACCGCCGCCGCACGCTGGAGCAGGATCACGTGTATCACAGCCCGCTCGGCGCCGCGACCGACGACAAGCTCGCAGCGACATTTGCGCGGCTGGCGACCTCGAAGCCCTCCGCCGAGAAGCACATCACCATTCTCGGCCGCGATGTTGCGGTGCGGCGGCAGGCCGATGGCGTGATCTGGTTTGATTTCGCGGCGCTGTGCGAGACACCACGGTCGCAAAACGACTATCTCGAACTGGCGCAGTCGTATCACACGCTGATCCTGTCCAACGTACCGCTGCTGGCAACGAAGGACAGCAACGTGATCCGCCGCCTGACGTTGCTGGTGGACGTTCTCTACGACCATCGGGTGAAGCTCATCATCAGCGCGGCGGCGTCGCTGGTCGAGATCGCCGCCGTTGATGACGACGTGAAAGACAGCGATACCCGCCGCGTGCTCAGTGAGTTCTCGCGCACTGCGTCGCGCCTGACCGAGATGCAGAGTGCGGAGTACATGAGCGAGCCGCATTTGCCGTCGCTGATCAGGTAA
- the lpdA gene encoding dihydrolipoyl dehydrogenase, with protein MDQFDVVVIGGGPGGYVAAIRAAQLGFKTACIDEWKNAKGGPAPGGTCTNVGCIPSKALLQSSEHYEHALHHFGDHGITIKGASMDVAKMVARKDAVVKQNNDGILYLFKKNKVTFFHGRGAFAGAAKDGVYQIDVSDPSSTSIAAKQVIIATGSNARALPGVAFDEKLVLSNDGALSIGEAPKKLGVIGAGVIGLEMGSVWRRLGAEVTVLEGLPNFLGAVDEQIAKEAAKLFKKQGFAIHLGVKVGAVKTGKNDVTVEYTTADGKAETATFDKLIVSIGRVPNTTGLNADAAGVKLDERGFIVVDGDCKTSAPNVWAVGDVVRGPMLAHKAEEEGVAVAERMAGQHPHIDFNCIPWVIYTSPEIAWVGQTEQQLKAAGVAYKAGSFPFLANGRARALGSTDGLVKILADAKTDKVLGMHVIGPVASELIAEGVMAMEFGASSEDIARICHAHPTLSEATKEAALAVDKRTLNF; from the coding sequence ATGGATCAATTTGACGTAGTGGTGATTGGTGGCGGCCCCGGTGGCTATGTGGCGGCGATTCGCGCTGCACAACTCGGCTTCAAGACCGCCTGCATCGACGAGTGGAAGAACGCCAAGGGCGGCCCGGCGCCGGGCGGCACCTGCACCAATGTGGGCTGCATCCCGTCGAAGGCGCTGTTGCAGTCCTCCGAGCACTACGAACATGCGCTGCATCACTTCGGCGATCACGGCATCACCATCAAGGGTGCGTCGATGGACGTGGCGAAGATGGTGGCCCGCAAGGACGCCGTGGTGAAGCAGAACAACGACGGTATCCTCTACCTGTTCAAAAAGAACAAGGTGACCTTCTTCCACGGTCGCGGTGCGTTTGCCGGTGCGGCGAAGGATGGCGTCTATCAGATCGATGTCAGCGATCCTTCCAGCACCTCGATCGCCGCGAAGCAGGTGATCATCGCCACCGGCTCCAATGCCCGCGCGCTGCCGGGTGTGGCGTTTGACGAGAAGCTGGTGCTGTCGAATGACGGCGCGCTCTCCATCGGCGAAGCGCCGAAGAAGCTTGGTGTGATTGGTGCCGGCGTGATTGGCCTGGAGATGGGCTCGGTCTGGCGTCGCCTTGGCGCGGAAGTGACGGTGCTCGAAGGCTTGCCAAACTTCCTCGGTGCGGTGGACGAACAGATCGCAAAAGAAGCGGCCAAACTGTTCAAGAAGCAGGGCTTCGCGATTCACCTCGGCGTCAAGGTCGGTGCGGTCAAGACGGGCAAGAACGATGTCACCGTCGAGTACACCACGGCGGACGGCAAGGCGGAAACGGCGACCTTCGACAAGCTGATCGTGTCGATCGGCCGCGTGCCGAACACGACAGGCCTCAATGCTGATGCGGCGGGCGTGAAGCTCGACGAGCGCGGCTTCATCGTTGTTGACGGCGACTGCAAGACCAGCGCGCCGAATGTGTGGGCGGTGGGCGACGTGGTGCGTGGCCCGATGCTCGCGCACAAGGCCGAGGAAGAGGGCGTCGCGGTCGCCGAGCGTATGGCAGGCCAGCATCCGCACATCGATTTCAACTGCATCCCGTGGGTGATTTACACCTCGCCGGAGATCGCCTGGGTCGGCCAGACCGAGCAGCAATTGAAGGCAGCGGGCGTCGCCTACAAGGCTGGCAGCTTCCCCTTCCTCGCCAATGGTCGGGCACGGGCGCTCGGCAGCACCGACGGGCTGGTCAAGATTCTGGCCGACGCGAAAACCGACAAAGTGCTCGGCATGCACGTGATCGGCCCGGTCGCCTCGGAGCTGATCGCCGAAGGCGTGATGGCGATGGAGTTTGGTGCGTCCAGCGAAGACATCGCCCGCATCTGCCACGCCCACCCGACGCTGTCGGAAGCGACCAAGGAAGCCGCACTGGCGGTGGACAAGCGGACGCTGAATTTCTAG
- a CDS encoding DUF2065 domain-containing protein — MDFFAALCLVLVIEGLLPFLAPRAWRETMLRLARFSDGQLRMIGLLSIAAGLVSYWITVALLG, encoded by the coding sequence GTGGACTTCTTCGCCGCGCTTTGTCTGGTGCTCGTGATCGAGGGCCTGCTGCCGTTTCTGGCGCCCAGAGCCTGGCGGGAGACGATGCTGCGACTGGCGCGCTTTAGCGACGGGCAGTTGCGCATGATCGGCCTGCTGTCCATCGCTGCCGGGCTGGTGTCCTACTGGATCACAGTTGCCCTGTTGGGGTGA
- the hflC gene encoding protease modulator HflC, which translates to MNKIAPLLTAFLVVVFAFSQTLFTVDEREFAMVRQLGEVVAIKDKPGLNFKIPFIQTVSKYSKQILTMDSPESERFNTKENQPVQVDSFVKWQISDAREFYRAVGGDEKQAERRIGQTVTSLLREEFGRRTLQEVVSGDREKIMAIVRDAAEIDAKKIGVRIVDVRLKRVDFDESVSTRVFDRMRSERQRVAAELRSTGAAESERIKADADKQAQVILAEAYKKAQEMQGSGDAKAAAIYSAAYGQNAEFYAFYRSLEAYKASFKNKSDVMVLDPSADFFRFLKQGSKGK; encoded by the coding sequence ATGAACAAGATCGCTCCCCTGCTCACCGCATTCCTGGTCGTGGTGTTTGCGTTCTCGCAGACGCTGTTCACCGTTGATGAACGCGAATTCGCCATGGTCCGCCAGCTCGGCGAAGTTGTCGCCATCAAGGACAAGCCGGGCCTCAACTTCAAGATTCCGTTCATTCAGACGGTCAGCAAGTACAGCAAGCAGATCCTGACGATGGACAGCCCGGAATCGGAGCGCTTCAACACCAAGGAAAACCAGCCCGTACAGGTGGACTCCTTCGTCAAGTGGCAAATCTCCGACGCCCGCGAGTTCTACCGTGCCGTCGGCGGCGACGAGAAGCAGGCCGAACGCCGGATCGGCCAGACTGTAACTTCGCTGCTGCGCGAAGAATTCGGGCGGCGTACGCTGCAGGAAGTGGTGTCCGGCGATCGCGAAAAAATCATGGCGATCGTTCGTGATGCCGCCGAGATTGATGCCAAGAAAATTGGCGTTCGCATCGTTGACGTCCGTCTCAAGCGCGTGGATTTCGATGAATCGGTGTCCACCCGTGTGTTCGACCGCATGCGCTCGGAGCGTCAGCGTGTTGCTGCCGAATTGCGCTCCACCGGTGCTGCCGAGAGCGAACGCATCAAGGCTGATGCCGACAAGCAGGCACAAGTGATCCTCGCCGAGGCCTACAAAAAGGCACAGGAGATGCAGGGCTCCGGTGACGCCAAGGCGGCTGCCATCTACAGCGCGGCTTATGGCCAGAACGCAGAGTTCTATGCCTTTTATCGCAGCCTCGAAGCCTACAAGGCATCGTTCAAAAACAAGAGCGACGTGATGGTGCTCGATCCGAGCGCCGACTTCTTCCGCTTCCTGAAGCAGGGCAGCAAGGGCAAATAG
- a CDS encoding 2-oxoglutarate dehydrogenase E1 component, producing the protein MMNELQQTSTIFGGNMPYIEEQYENYLADPASVEPKWRAYFDAMRAGAQDVAHQPVIDAFAAMAKSRKAATASIDATLMDKQLGVMKLIHAYRFVGGRIADIDPLKRQEVPFIKELDHKHYGLADSDLETEFSTGLLPVNGQSRAKLKDIIATLKATYCRSVAVEYMYMANEDEREWLRSRIESTCLKPNYSAEQKRHILERLTAAEGLERYLHTKYMGQKRFSGEGGDTIIPVLDHMLQHAGAAGVQETVIGMAHRGRLGVLVNTFGKLPKDLFAEFEGKYDTTLSAGDVKYHKGFSSDITTPGGPMHITLAFNPSHLEIVNPVVTGSVRARQNRRGDKNGREVLGILLHGDAAVAGQGVVQETLALSQTRHYGTGGTMHLVINNQIGFTTSDPRDYRSTLYCTDIAKMAEVPIFHVNADDPEACLLVTEIAMDYRTIFHKDVFIDLVCFRRLGHNEQDEPMVTQPLMYKKIHQHPGTRKLYADKLEAEGVIKAGEGDQYVTAFRDAMDKGTHTNKTILANYVAPYQQDWAKFVGRVWTDTADTTVPLKTLKDLAKKLTTMPDGFTLHPRVEKMIGDRKAMGEGKQPLDWGMAENLAYATLVNEGTGVRLSGEDCGRGTFSHRHAVFHDQNREKWDSGSYIPLQHVNPKQGEFTVIDSILSEEAVLGFEYGYSTSEPNQLVIWEAQFGDFANGAQVVIDQFISSGEVKWGRVCGLTLLLPHGYEGQGPEHSSARPERFLQLCAEHNMQVVVPSTPAQCYHMLRRQMHRDWRRPLIVMTPKSLLRHKEAVSTLEELAEGSFQTVIGETDKIVAKNVKRVVVCSGKVYYELLAHRREQDIKDVAIIRLEQQYPFPHDDFKAQLKKFPNAHEIVWCQEEPQNQGAWYRLMAYFRADIKPEQVLLYAGRAVSASPAVGYLSKHNAQQKELVESAFSSKLGTGQMLTNL; encoded by the coding sequence ATGATGAACGAACTCCAGCAGACTTCCACTATTTTCGGCGGCAACATGCCGTACATCGAGGAGCAGTACGAAAACTATCTGGCCGATCCGGCATCGGTCGAGCCGAAGTGGCGAGCGTACTTTGACGCCATGCGCGCCGGTGCACAGGATGTTGCCCACCAGCCGGTGATTGACGCCTTCGCCGCGATGGCCAAGTCGCGCAAGGCGGCGACGGCGAGCATCGACGCTACGCTGATGGACAAGCAGCTCGGCGTGATGAAGCTGATCCACGCCTATCGCTTTGTCGGTGGCCGTATTGCCGACATCGATCCGCTCAAGCGCCAGGAAGTCCCGTTCATCAAGGAGCTTGACCACAAGCACTATGGCCTCGCCGACAGCGACCTGGAGACTGAGTTCTCCACTGGCCTGCTGCCGGTGAACGGCCAAAGCCGCGCCAAGCTCAAGGACATCATCGCTACCCTCAAGGCAACGTACTGCCGCTCGGTCGCCGTTGAGTACATGTACATGGCCAATGAGGACGAGCGCGAGTGGCTGCGCAGCCGCATCGAATCGACCTGTCTGAAGCCGAACTACAGTGCCGAGCAGAAGCGGCACATCCTCGAGCGCCTGACGGCGGCCGAAGGCCTTGAGCGCTATCTGCACACCAAGTACATGGGGCAGAAGCGCTTCTCCGGTGAGGGTGGCGACACCATCATTCCGGTGCTCGATCACATGCTGCAGCACGCCGGTGCGGCGGGTGTGCAGGAGACGGTGATCGGCATGGCGCACCGCGGTCGTCTCGGCGTTCTTGTCAACACCTTCGGCAAGCTGCCGAAAGACCTGTTCGCCGAATTCGAAGGCAAGTACGACACCACGCTGTCCGCTGGCGACGTCAAGTATCACAAGGGTTTCTCGAGCGATATCACGACGCCGGGCGGCCCGATGCACATCACGCTGGCGTTCAATCCATCACACCTTGAGATCGTGAACCCGGTGGTGACCGGATCGGTGCGCGCCCGCCAGAATCGTCGTGGCGACAAGAATGGCCGCGAAGTGCTCGGCATCCTGTTGCATGGCGACGCAGCCGTGGCCGGTCAGGGTGTGGTACAGGAGACGCTGGCGCTGTCGCAGACCCGTCACTATGGCACCGGCGGCACCATGCATCTGGTGATCAATAACCAGATCGGTTTCACCACCAGCGACCCGCGCGACTACCGTTCGACCCTTTACTGCACTGACATTGCGAAGATGGCCGAAGTGCCGATCTTCCACGTCAACGCCGACGATCCGGAAGCCTGCCTGCTGGTCACGGAGATCGCGATGGACTACCGCACCATCTTCCACAAGGATGTATTCATCGACCTCGTCTGCTTCCGTCGTCTCGGCCACAACGAGCAGGACGAACCGATGGTGACGCAGCCGCTGATGTACAAAAAAATTCATCAGCATCCGGGCACTCGCAAACTTTACGCCGACAAGCTTGAAGCCGAAGGCGTGATCAAGGCAGGTGAAGGCGATCAGTACGTCACCGCGTTCCGCGATGCGATGGACAAGGGTACGCACACCAACAAGACCATTCTGGCCAACTATGTTGCGCCGTATCAGCAGGACTGGGCTAAGTTCGTCGGTCGCGTCTGGACTGACACTGCGGATACGACCGTTCCGCTGAAGACGCTCAAGGACCTCGCCAAGAAACTCACCACGATGCCGGACGGCTTCACGCTGCATCCGCGGGTGGAAAAGATGATCGGCGACCGCAAGGCAATGGGCGAAGGCAAGCAGCCGCTCGATTGGGGCATGGCCGAAAACCTCGCCTACGCGACGCTGGTGAACGAAGGTACGGGCGTACGCCTCTCTGGCGAGGACTGTGGCCGCGGCACGTTTTCGCATCGTCACGCCGTGTTCCACGACCAGAACCGTGAAAAGTGGGACAGCGGCAGCTACATCCCGCTGCAGCATGTCAATCCGAAGCAGGGCGAATTCACCGTCATTGATTCGATCCTGTCGGAAGAGGCCGTGCTCGGCTTCGAGTATGGCTACTCGACGTCGGAGCCAAACCAGCTCGTGATCTGGGAAGCGCAGTTTGGCGATTTCGCCAATGGCGCGCAGGTTGTGATCGACCAGTTCATCAGCTCCGGTGAAGTGAAGTGGGGCCGCGTCTGCGGCCTGACGCTGCTGCTGCCGCATGGCTACGAAGGCCAGGGCCCTGAGCACTCGTCGGCGCGTCCGGAGCGCTTCCTGCAACTGTGCGCCGAGCACAACATGCAGGTTGTCGTGCCGTCAACACCTGCGCAGTGCTATCACATGCTGCGCCGACAGATGCATCGCGACTGGCGTCGCCCGCTGATCGTGATGACGCCGAAGTCGCTGCTGCGCCACAAGGAAGCCGTCAGCACGCTGGAAGAGCTGGCCGAAGGCAGCTTCCAGACGGTCATTGGCGAGACCGACAAGATCGTCGCCAAGAACGTCAAGCGCGTGGTGGTCTGCTCCGGCAAGGTCTACTACGAACTGCTCGCGCACCGCCGCGAACAGGACATCAAGGATGTCGCGATCATCCGTCTCGAACAGCAGTACCCGTTCCCGCACGACGACTTCAAGGCGCAGCTCAAGAAGTTCCCGAACGCACACGAAATCGTCTGGTGCCAAGAAGAGCCGCAGAATCAGGGCGCGTGGTATCGCCTGATGGCCTACTTCCGCGCGGACATCAAGCCCGAGCAAGTGCTGCTCTATGCCGGCCGTGCGGTCAGCGCCTCCCCCGCAGTGGGCTACCTGTCGAAGCACAACGCGCAGCAGAAGGAGCTCGTCGAGAGTGCCTTCAGCTCCAAGCTTGGCACGGGGCAGATGTTGACGAATCTTTGA
- a CDS encoding DUF2855 family protein, translating into MNASVQHFTVQRNNPAQGRWHRAPLPAVGAGEVLLHVDLVSFTANNVTYAMFGERMKYWAFFPTNDAASGSIPVWGFADVVASAADGVAVGERFYGYYPMSSHLLVKPARVGPGGFLDASEHRRELPAIYNQYVRCSTDSMYRQDREAELAILRPLFATSFLLDDFLADNQDFGATRVLLSSASSKTAYGTAACLAARGGVEVVGLTSSSNADFVNALGCYSRVVTYDALASLDPSVPTVYCDFAGNAALRADIHRHCGDALTYSCSIGGTHWDHLGGGGALPGPRPVLFFAPSQAKKRAGEWGPDGLQRRLGEAWERFITQVTSGPTKWLTVATSSGQEAISKAVADVMQGRVPPNEGHVLRFGS; encoded by the coding sequence ATGAATGCATCGGTGCAGCACTTCACCGTTCAACGCAACAATCCAGCGCAGGGACGCTGGCATCGGGCCCCCTTGCCGGCTGTCGGTGCTGGCGAGGTCCTGCTTCATGTGGATCTGGTGTCCTTCACTGCCAACAACGTCACCTATGCGATGTTTGGTGAGCGGATGAAGTATTGGGCGTTTTTCCCGACCAACGATGCTGCGAGCGGCAGCATTCCAGTGTGGGGATTCGCAGACGTGGTCGCATCGGCGGCCGACGGCGTTGCGGTTGGCGAACGTTTTTATGGCTACTACCCGATGTCCAGCCATCTGCTGGTGAAGCCGGCGCGCGTCGGTCCGGGTGGCTTTCTCGATGCCAGTGAGCATCGGCGCGAACTGCCCGCGATTTACAACCAGTACGTCCGCTGCAGCACTGACAGCATGTACCGCCAGGACCGCGAAGCCGAGCTGGCGATATTGCGGCCGCTGTTTGCGACCAGCTTTCTGCTGGATGACTTTCTTGCCGACAACCAGGACTTTGGCGCGACCAGGGTTTTGTTGTCGAGCGCGTCGAGCAAGACGGCTTACGGAACGGCGGCCTGCCTCGCGGCGCGCGGCGGCGTGGAAGTGGTCGGATTGACTTCATCGAGCAACGCTGACTTCGTCAATGCGCTCGGTTGCTATTCACGGGTGGTGACCTACGACGCGCTGGCATCGCTGGATCCGTCGGTGCCGACTGTTTATTGCGATTTCGCCGGCAACGCTGCGCTACGGGCTGACATCCATCGTCACTGCGGCGATGCATTGACCTACAGTTGCAGTATTGGCGGCACCCATTGGGACCATCTCGGCGGCGGCGGCGCATTGCCCGGTCCACGTCCGGTACTGTTCTTTGCGCCAAGCCAGGCCAAGAAGCGGGCCGGTGAGTGGGGGCCGGACGGCTTGCAGAGGCGTCTGGGCGAGGCGTGGGAGCGCTTCATCACGCAGGTGACATCGGGCCCGACAAAGTGGCTGACGGTGGCAACCTCATCCGGGCAGGAGGCGATCAGCAAGGCTGTTGCCGACGTCATGCAGGGGCGGGTGCCACCGAACGAAGGCCATGTTTTGCGTTTCGGCAGTTAG
- a CDS encoding glycosyltransferase family 2 protein encodes MRLVAVSMVRNEGDIIEAFVRHHAGLLDHLVVLDHNSSDNTPDVLKALQAEGLPLTVLHDESLSFQQGPRLTDLARRCFAQVGADFVFPLDGDEFLRVESRAALEQALLRVPAGACGKVPWQTYVASDVDDATEANPVRRMRHRVAEEPKADVKVVLTRLLLSDARWQLVPGSHMLLREMADGATQAADMVFVEGVRLAHFPLRSQQQYQQKILLGWLSTRLQNPTEMVAAESGQQMTAMFWHWRELFARLLTDPSLTPADLREHALRMYVDRVPLNHPFTAHALLEDPVAVDYALSLTTAHDSIALVSLALWADRLLTRVGEKL; translated from the coding sequence TTGAGATTGGTCGCGGTCTCGATGGTCCGGAACGAGGGCGACATCATCGAAGCCTTCGTGCGCCATCATGCCGGTCTGCTCGACCACCTGGTGGTGCTTGACCACAATTCGTCCGACAACACGCCTGACGTTCTCAAAGCCCTGCAGGCGGAGGGCCTGCCGCTCACGGTGTTGCATGACGAGTCGCTGTCGTTCCAGCAAGGGCCGCGACTGACCGACCTCGCGCGACGCTGCTTTGCCCAGGTTGGTGCCGATTTCGTGTTTCCGCTCGACGGTGATGAATTCCTGCGCGTCGAGTCGCGCGCTGCGCTAGAGCAGGCGTTGCTAAGGGTGCCGGCTGGCGCCTGCGGCAAGGTGCCTTGGCAAACCTATGTTGCGAGCGATGTGGACGACGCGACTGAAGCCAATCCGGTGCGCCGCATGCGTCATCGGGTGGCCGAGGAGCCGAAAGCCGACGTCAAGGTGGTGCTTACCCGGCTACTGCTGTCTGATGCGCGCTGGCAACTGGTGCCGGGAAGTCACATGCTGCTTCGCGAGATGGCCGACGGCGCTACACAGGCAGCGGATATGGTGTTCGTTGAGGGAGTGCGGCTGGCGCATTTTCCGTTGCGTTCTCAGCAGCAGTATCAGCAGAAAATCCTGCTGGGTTGGCTATCGACGCGTTTGCAAAACCCGACCGAGATGGTGGCGGCCGAGTCAGGCCAGCAGATGACGGCGATGTTCTGGCATTGGCGCGAGCTGTTCGCCCGCTTGCTGACCGATCCGTCGCTGACGCCTGCGGACCTGCGCGAGCATGCCCTGCGCATGTATGTTGACCGCGTGCCGCTGAATCATCCGTTCACTGCTCACGCGTTGCTGGAGGACCCGGTCGCGGTTGACTACGCCCTGAGTCTGACGACTGCGCACGACAGCATCGCGCTGGTAAGCCTTGCGCTTTGGGCGGATCGCCTGTTGACCCGAGTTGGCGAGAAACTCTGA